The following coding sequences lie in one Candidatus Terasakiella magnetica genomic window:
- a CDS encoding PAS domain-containing hybrid sensor histidine kinase/response regulator has protein sequence MKRRSNPPTPQADELAKIVGLGERSARKNYYPQLRAHVSELERFQKLIDLASNAFLIIDAQNRRIVDSNQKAKELFSIPEKDLIKLDLSGFHIEEEILKQIESFDEGSMLFEGHRLSTDQTEHYYLFDFKWVKVEHNHYGILEGRDITERKLAEKALQDARDHLEERVHERTMVLEKEIEERRQIEKKLEQAKIEADNANQAKSDFLSNMSHELRTPLNGILGFAQLFNFPSDPPLNTKQKDYIGQIINSGKHLLELINDILDLAKIEAGKVSLNIETFRVGEVIDDSLDLVNPIMSNYNVSFDMPHHVMERRKTITADKMRLKQVLINLLSNAAKYNTENGHVFLEINTFESYMRFDVRDTGKGISPEGMKSLFKPFSRLNEENSEIEGTGIGLTITKNLLKMMKGYMEVESTPGKGSCFSVFIPLAQGENTQAEYEEHQSSPCQPVPPQQAPAKKILYVEDNAANLLVLEELIKQVPHVEMLSAHTGELGLELTNNQKFDLILVDINLPGISGYKVFEGLKPTQDCPVFALSANAMEKDVARGLSAGFDEYLTKPLDLNLTLEKITNALFDKK, from the coding sequence ATGAAGAGGCGCTCTAACCCACCCACGCCCCAAGCCGATGAACTTGCCAAGATCGTCGGCCTTGGCGAGCGTTCTGCGCGCAAAAACTACTACCCACAACTGCGCGCCCATGTGAGTGAGCTTGAGCGTTTTCAAAAACTCATTGATCTGGCCTCTAATGCCTTTTTGATCATTGATGCGCAAAACCGTCGCATTGTGGATTCCAACCAAAAAGCAAAAGAGCTTTTCTCCATTCCAGAAAAAGACCTCATCAAACTGGACCTTTCCGGTTTCCATATTGAGGAAGAGATCCTCAAACAGATTGAAAGTTTTGATGAAGGCTCCATGCTGTTTGAAGGTCATCGCCTTTCAACTGATCAAACTGAACATTATTACCTCTTTGATTTTAAATGGGTAAAAGTCGAGCATAACCATTATGGCATTTTAGAAGGGCGCGATATTACGGAGCGCAAACTCGCTGAAAAAGCCTTACAAGATGCCCGTGATCATTTGGAAGAACGCGTTCATGAACGCACCATGGTGCTGGAAAAAGAAATTGAAGAACGCCGCCAAATTGAGAAAAAGTTGGAACAGGCTAAAATCGAAGCCGATAACGCCAATCAGGCCAAGTCCGATTTTCTCTCCAACATGAGCCATGAACTCAGAACCCCGCTGAACGGTATTCTCGGTTTTGCCCAGCTTTTCAATTTCCCCTCTGATCCACCGCTAAATACAAAGCAAAAGGATTACATCGGACAAATTATCAATAGCGGTAAACATCTGCTGGAACTGATCAATGACATTCTTGATCTGGCTAAAATCGAGGCCGGAAAAGTCAGCCTGAATATTGAAACCTTCAGGGTGGGCGAAGTCATTGATGATAGCCTTGATCTGGTGAACCCGATCATGTCCAACTATAATGTCAGCTTTGATATGCCCCATCATGTGATGGAGAGGCGCAAAACCATTACGGCTGATAAGATGCGCCTTAAACAGGTGCTGATTAATCTACTGTCCAATGCCGCCAAATATAACACCGAAAATGGTCATGTTTTTTTAGAGATCAATACGTTCGAGAGCTACATGCGCTTTGATGTGCGCGATACCGGAAAAGGCATTTCACCAGAAGGCATGAAGTCACTTTTCAAACCTTTTAGCCGCTTAAATGAAGAAAATAGCGAGATTGAAGGCACAGGCATCGGCCTGACCATCACCAAAAACCTGCTTAAAATGATGAAAGGCTATATGGAAGTTGAAAGCACACCGGGGAAAGGCAGCTGCTTTAGTGTTTTCATCCCCCTTGCCCAAGGGGAAAACACACAGGCTGAATATGAAGAACATCAATCCTCACCTTGTCAGCCCGTACCCCCTCAACAGGCACCCGCTAAAAAAATCCTTTATGTGGAAGACAATGCAGCCAATTTGTTGGTGCTTGAAGAATTGATCAAGCAGGTCCCCCATGTCGAAATGCTCAGCGCTCATACGGGTGAGCTTGGCTTGGAGCTCACCAATAATCAAAAGTTTGACCTGATTTTAGTTGATATCAACCTGCCCGGCATTAGCGGATATAAAGTCTTTGAAGGCTTAAAACCAACCCAAGACTGCCCCGTTTTTGCCCTGAGTGCCAACGCCATGGAAAAAGATGTGGCGCGTGGCCTTTCTGCGGGCTTTGATGAATATCTCACCAAGCCTTTGGACCTGAATTTAACACTGGAAAAGATCACAAACGCCCTATTTGATAAAAAATAA
- the gph gene encoding phosphoglycolate phosphatase (PGP is an essential enzyme in the glycolate salvage pathway in higher organisms (photorespiration in plants). Phosphoglycolate results from the oxidase activity of RubisCO in the Calvin cycle when concentrations of carbon dioxide are low relative to oxygen. This enzyme is a member of the Haloacid Dehalogenase (HAD) superfamily of aspartate-nucleophile hydrolase enzymes (PF00702).), whose amino-acid sequence MAFKAIIFDLDGTLIDSAPDLRTACNKVLAQHGRRAITLVETMKFVGNGAPKLVERAFAATGDEVSLDEIPALTKEFLGFYEGHEADETKAYDGAMECLKALKDKGYRLALCTNKPKGPTVNLLRDLAMADFFEVVLGGDELERKKPDPQMIHHVLDQLSLSVDEAIMVGDSPNDIDGAKNAGMANIAVSFGYRKVPVEEMGADHVVDHLKEIVELIG is encoded by the coding sequence ATGGCCTTTAAAGCGATAATTTTTGATTTGGATGGCACGCTGATTGATAGTGCACCAGACTTGCGAACAGCTTGTAATAAAGTACTGGCCCAACATGGGCGACGCGCCATTACGCTTGTTGAGACCATGAAGTTTGTTGGCAATGGCGCACCCAAATTGGTGGAACGTGCTTTTGCCGCCACCGGTGATGAAGTGAGCCTTGATGAAATACCTGCTTTGACAAAAGAGTTTCTTGGATTTTATGAAGGTCATGAGGCTGATGAAACCAAAGCCTATGACGGGGCGATGGAGTGTTTGAAGGCTTTAAAGGATAAGGGCTATCGCTTGGCCCTTTGCACCAATAAGCCTAAAGGCCCGACTGTGAATTTATTGCGCGATTTGGCAATGGCTGACTTTTTTGAAGTGGTGCTGGGCGGGGATGAGCTTGAGCGCAAAAAACCTGACCCGCAGATGATCCATCATGTTCTTGATCAGTTGAGCTTAAGCGTTGATGAAGCCATTATGGTGGGTGACAGCCCCAATGATATTGATGGGGCCAAAAATGCAGGTATGGCAAATATTGCGGTTTCTTTTGGTTATCGCAAAGTCCCTGTTGAAGAGATGGGCGCGGACCATGTGGTTGATCATCTCAAAGAGATCGTTGAGTTGATCGGCTAA
- a CDS encoding transporter substrate-binding domain-containing protein: MHKFTLAVLVGVFTIGFCDAQAQTLKLARQPVSHISDLAQEKIECSLKKMEQPYEIIMVPWKRAQQGTQYNKYHGFFVATQTKARDAYAVRSHGVLSNNWLFIQKNKTPTPNDQNEFWSQSFTANIGTAKLRWLKSHQDDGKIKGRIIEAPTMEGAMYHLITGHSQVLVENQINYDRLVKKNKAAETFTTYIAREVSQGVYFSKAFLAKNTAFLDKFNSALKQCLTKKPL; encoded by the coding sequence ATGCATAAGTTTACTTTAGCAGTTCTTGTTGGGGTATTTACCATTGGTTTTTGTGATGCGCAGGCTCAGACCCTCAAACTTGCGCGACAACCTGTTTCCCATATTTCAGATTTGGCCCAAGAAAAAATCGAATGTTCCTTAAAGAAAATGGAACAACCCTATGAGATAATCATGGTGCCGTGGAAAAGGGCTCAGCAAGGCACTCAATATAATAAATACCATGGCTTTTTTGTTGCAACACAAACAAAAGCCAGAGACGCCTATGCGGTACGCTCCCACGGGGTGCTGTCCAATAACTGGCTCTTTATTCAAAAAAATAAAACACCAACCCCTAATGATCAAAATGAATTCTGGTCGCAATCTTTTACGGCGAACATTGGGACCGCAAAATTAAGATGGCTAAAGTCCCACCAGGACGATGGGAAAATTAAAGGACGCATCATCGAGGCGCCTACCATGGAAGGCGCAATGTACCATTTAATCACAGGCCACTCACAGGTACTTGTTGAGAACCAAATAAACTACGATCGACTTGTCAAAAAAAATAAAGCGGCTGAAACATTCACAACCTACATTGCACGCGAAGTCTCACAAGGTGTTTATTTTTCAAAAGCTTTCTTAGCTAAAAACACCGCTTTTTTGGATAAATTCAATTCAGCTTTAAAACAGTGCCTCACAAAAAAGCCACTTTAA
- the glmS gene encoding glutamine--fructose-6-phosphate transaminase (isomerizing) produces the protein MCGIVGFIGKKEAAPLLVEGLKRLEYRGYDSAGIATLPDGKIERRRAEGKIINLENTLNERPTAGTIGIGHTRWATHGIPNETNAHPHATERVAVVHNGIIENFQELRAELVEKGFTPHSETDSEVVPLLITSYLNEGVSPIEAVKTTLKRLDGAFALGIIFAGEDDLLIGARRGSPLAVGFGEGEMYLGSDAMALAPLTKKIAYLDEGDWVVLKRDQVTFYNEDDQEVSREIRETAMSGALIGKGEHRHYMLKEIFEQPQVIGDTLASFFNPTAQTISMPDFPFDLATIPRITIVACGTSFYAGLVAKYWIEQYARIGVEIDVASEFRYREAPMEKGGLSLFISQSGETADTLAALRYAKSQDQHIMSIVNVPESSMERESHAVLHTHAGPEIGVASTKAFTTQLTVLACFSIALAKAKGAIDPTLEARLCKSIAEVPARVTEILNHDESLRDIAHSVAEARDVLYLGRGASFPIAMEGALKLKEISYIHAEGYAAGEMKHGPIALIDESVPVIVLAPSDSNFEKTASNTQEVVARGGRVIFMADKQGCEKMADHSMASVAMPDVEPFVAPILYSIPVQLLAYHVAVHKGTDVDQPRNLAKSVTVE, from the coding sequence ATGTGCGGAATTGTCGGATTTATCGGTAAAAAAGAAGCTGCCCCCTTATTGGTGGAAGGGCTCAAGCGCCTTGAATATCGCGGCTATGACTCAGCAGGAATTGCCACCCTGCCTGATGGAAAAATTGAACGACGCCGCGCAGAAGGTAAAATCATCAATCTTGAAAACACATTAAACGAGCGCCCAACAGCAGGCACCATCGGCATCGGTCATACCCGCTGGGCCACCCATGGCATTCCCAATGAAACCAATGCCCACCCCCATGCAACTGAGCGCGTGGCTGTGGTCCATAACGGCATTATTGAGAATTTTCAGGAACTGCGCGCAGAGCTGGTTGAAAAAGGCTTCACGCCCCATTCTGAAACCGATAGTGAAGTTGTCCCTCTTCTGATTACAAGCTACCTGAATGAGGGCGTGAGCCCCATTGAGGCAGTAAAGACAACGCTTAAACGCCTTGATGGTGCCTTTGCCCTTGGGATTATTTTTGCGGGTGAAGATGACCTTTTAATCGGTGCACGCCGTGGTAGCCCCCTAGCCGTTGGCTTTGGCGAAGGTGAAATGTATCTTGGTTCTGACGCCATGGCCCTTGCGCCACTGACCAAAAAAATTGCCTATCTTGATGAAGGTGATTGGGTGGTGTTAAAGCGCGATCAGGTGACTTTTTATAATGAAGATGATCAAGAAGTCAGCCGTGAAATTCGTGAAACCGCCATGTCTGGTGCGCTCATTGGTAAGGGCGAGCATCGCCATTATATGCTTAAGGAAATCTTTGAGCAGCCCCAAGTCATTGGTGACACACTGGCAAGTTTCTTTAACCCCACGGCACAAACCATTTCCATGCCGGATTTCCCGTTTGATCTGGCAACCATCCCCCGCATTACCATTGTAGCTTGCGGCACCTCTTTTTATGCCGGGCTGGTTGCCAAATACTGGATTGAACAATATGCCCGCATCGGTGTTGAAATTGATGTAGCCTCAGAGTTTCGTTATCGCGAAGCCCCCATGGAAAAAGGTGGTCTTTCCCTGTTTATTTCCCAATCAGGTGAAACTGCGGACACTCTTGCTGCCCTTCGTTATGCCAAATCCCAAGACCAGCATATTATGTCCATCGTGAATGTGCCGGAAAGCTCCATGGAGCGGGAATCTCATGCGGTATTACACACTCACGCTGGCCCTGAAATTGGCGTTGCCTCAACCAAAGCCTTCACCACACAGCTTACCGTTTTGGCGTGTTTTTCCATTGCCTTGGCAAAAGCCAAAGGCGCGATTGACCCCACATTAGAGGCCCGCCTGTGTAAATCCATCGCTGAGGTACCTGCACGCGTTACAGAAATTCTCAACCATGATGAGTCCTTGCGCGACATCGCCCATAGTGTGGCAGAAGCCCGTGATGTGCTTTATCTGGGGCGCGGTGCGAGCTTCCCCATTGCCATGGAAGGTGCGCTCAAGCTTAAGGAAATTTCCTACATCCATGCTGAGGGCTATGCCGCAGGCGAAATGAAACACGGCCCTATCGCCTTAATCGATGAAAGCGTGCCCGTTATCGTTTTAGCCCCAAGCGACAGCAACTTTGAAAAAACCGCCTCTAACACCCAAGAAGTGGTTGCCCGTGGTGGTCGCGTGATCTTTATGGCTGATAAACAGGGCTGTGAGAAAATGGCGGATCATTCCATGGCAAGCGTTGCTATGCCCGATGTAGAACCTTTTGTTGCCCCCATCCTCTATTCCATCCCTGTACAGCTCTTGGCCTATCATGTGGCTGTTCATAAAGGTACAGACGTAGACCAGCCGCGAAACCTTGCGAAATCGGTGACCGTGGAATAA
- a CDS encoding HU family DNA-binding protein, with amino-acid sequence MKKTDLVAAVATTSELTKADAAAATDAVFDAISGALKDGDTVQLVGFGSFSISERAAREGRNPRTGETIQIAAAKQPKFKAGKGLKDAVNA; translated from the coding sequence ATGAAGAAAACCGATCTTGTGGCTGCTGTAGCAACTACTTCTGAGCTTACTAAAGCCGATGCTGCGGCTGCAACTGATGCTGTGTTTGATGCCATTTCTGGTGCACTTAAAGACGGTGATACTGTGCAACTGGTTGGATTTGGTTCATTCTCAATTTCTGAACGTGCTGCCCGTGAAGGTCGTAACCCACGCACTGGTGAGACAATCCAAATCGCAGCTGCCAAACAGCCTAAGTTCAAGGCTGGTAAAGGTCTTAAAGACGCTGTAAATGCGTAA
- a CDS encoding YciI family protein: MQFHITALDGTDEAAPQRRESAWAEHLVYLQNKKAEGSFLLGGTIVDENGNKTGSTLFVEAKDQDALMDWLYNDPFGRDNVWQHYDIKTIEIPNI, encoded by the coding sequence ATGCAATTTCATATAACAGCGCTTGATGGAACCGATGAAGCTGCGCCACAACGTCGCGAATCGGCATGGGCAGAACATTTAGTTTATCTGCAAAATAAAAAGGCGGAAGGCTCTTTTTTATTGGGTGGCACAATCGTTGATGAAAATGGCAATAAGACAGGCTCTACGCTTTTTGTCGAAGCTAAAGATCAAGATGCCTTAATGGATTGGCTATATAACGACCCCTTTGGTCGAGATAATGTCTGGCAACACTATGATATTAAAACCATTGAAATTCCAAACATATAA
- a CDS encoding YgiQ family radical SAM protein: MSKEEMDQLGWDSCDIILVTGDAYVDHPSFGMAVIGRTLEAQGFRVGIIAQPDWQTADPFKALGKPNLFFGVTSGNMDSMVNRYTADRRIRSNDSYTPNDEGGKRPDRAVVVYSQRCREAYKGVPIVIGGIEASLRRIAHFDYWSDKVRRSILLDSKADILLYGNAERALVEVAHRIAKDQDPKTFFDVRGCALMRDASLDDWTEVDMSSIDEAPMREQRGEEKTVVRIPSYETVRDDKEVYAQASRVLHLESNPGNARPLVQAHGKRDVWITPPPIPLTTKEMDWVFDHPYARNPHPTYGDARIPAWDMIKFSINIMRGCFGGCSFCSITEHEGRIIQNRSHESILHEIEEMRDKVDGFKGQISDLGGPTANMYRLACKDDKIQETCRRLSCVHPGICKNLDTNHESLIELYRKARDVRGVKKISIGSGLRYDLAVKSPTYIKELVTHHVGGYLKIAPEHTEDGPLSKMMKPGIGSYDKFKQMFDLAAKKAGKEYYLIPYFIAAHPGCSDEDMMNLALWLKRNKYRADQVQAFTPTPMSISTAMYYSERDPIKPVRRRGSEHVSTAKGLKQRRLHKAFLRYHDAENWPLLREALKNMGRADLIGNGKKHLVPSWQPKGTGGKGGEGSRTGRKHKKQEFLTTHSGKGRRDFKDKQDTRKPKRKRR; the protein is encoded by the coding sequence ATGTCCAAAGAAGAAATGGACCAGCTTGGTTGGGACAGTTGCGACATTATTTTAGTCACAGGCGATGCCTATGTGGATCATCCCAGCTTTGGCATGGCGGTGATCGGGCGCACGCTTGAAGCCCAAGGTTTCCGCGTTGGCATTATCGCCCAACCCGATTGGCAAACGGCTGACCCGTTTAAAGCACTGGGCAAACCCAATCTGTTTTTTGGTGTCACGTCCGGCAATATGGACAGTATGGTCAACCGTTATACGGCGGATCGTCGCATTCGCTCAAACGACAGCTACACCCCCAATGATGAAGGTGGCAAGCGCCCTGATCGCGCCGTTGTGGTTTATTCCCAACGTTGTCGCGAAGCCTATAAAGGTGTGCCCATTGTCATTGGCGGGATTGAAGCCTCTTTGCGCCGCATTGCCCATTTTGATTATTGGTCTGATAAAGTGCGCCGTTCCATCTTGCTTGATAGTAAGGCCGATATCCTGCTTTATGGTAATGCCGAGCGCGCCCTTGTGGAAGTCGCCCATCGCATTGCCAAGGATCAAGACCCAAAAACCTTCTTTGATGTGCGCGGCTGTGCCTTAATGCGCGATGCTTCATTAGATGACTGGACAGAAGTTGACATGTCCTCCATTGATGAAGCGCCCATGCGTGAGCAACGCGGGGAAGAAAAAACCGTTGTGCGCATTCCATCTTATGAGACCGTGCGCGATGATAAAGAAGTCTATGCCCAAGCTTCACGCGTTTTACATCTTGAAAGTAATCCCGGTAATGCCCGCCCGCTGGTTCAGGCCCATGGCAAACGCGATGTCTGGATCACCCCACCCCCCATTCCCTTGACCACTAAGGAAATGGATTGGGTGTTCGATCACCCCTATGCGCGCAACCCACACCCCACATATGGTGATGCGCGCATTCCTGCCTGGGACATGATTAAATTTTCCATCAATATTATGCGGGGCTGTTTTGGCGGTTGTTCTTTCTGCTCAATTACCGAGCATGAAGGCCGCATCATTCAAAACCGCAGTCATGAATCCATCTTGCATGAAATCGAAGAAATGCGCGATAAGGTGGATGGGTTTAAAGGGCAAATTTCTGATCTTGGTGGGCCAACTGCCAATATGTATCGCCTTGCCTGCAAGGATGATAAAATTCAAGAAACATGTCGGCGCTTATCCTGTGTGCATCCCGGTATCTGTAAGAACCTTGATACCAACCATGAAAGCCTGATTGAACTTTATCGCAAAGCGCGCGATGTGCGCGGTGTTAAGAAAATCTCCATCGGCTCGGGCTTGCGCTATGACTTAGCGGTAAAAAGCCCAACCTATATTAAAGAGCTCGTCACCCATCATGTGGGTGGCTACCTTAAAATCGCACCGGAACATACCGAGGATGGCCCGCTTTCAAAAATGATGAAACCGGGCATTGGCTCATACGATAAATTCAAACAGATGTTTGATTTAGCCGCGAAAAAAGCCGGTAAAGAATATTACCTTATTCCTTATTTCATTGCCGCCCATCCGGGCTGTTCTGATGAAGATATGATGAACCTTGCCCTTTGGCTTAAGCGCAATAAATATCGCGCCGATCAGGTTCAGGCCTTTACCCCAACGCCCATGTCGATCTCAACCGCCATGTATTATTCTGAGCGCGACCCGATCAAGCCTGTACGCCGTCGCGGGTCTGAACATGTGAGCACGGCCAAGGGCTTAAAACAACGTCGCCTACATAAAGCGTTCTTGCGTTATCACGATGCAGAAAACTGGCCCCTACTGCGCGAAGCCTTAAAAAATATGGGCCGCGCTGACCTCATCGGCAATGGTAAAAAACACCTTGTGCCAAGCTGGCAACCCAAAGGCACGGGCGGCAAAGGCGGTGAAGGTTCACGCACCGGGCGCAAACATAAAAAACAGGAATTCCTCACCACCCATTCCGGTAAGGGCAGACGCGACTTTAAAGATAAACAAGACACCCGCAAGCCAAAGCGCAAAAGAAGATAG
- the glmU gene encoding bifunctional UDP-N-acetylglucosamine diphosphorylase/glucosamine-1-phosphate N-acetyltransferase GlmU — MTSSKSAAIVLAAGLGTRMKSTKPKVMHPLAGRPMVNHVIANLQTAGVEEIIAVIGPDMPALEKAVAPHKTAVQVDRLGTGHAVLAAKDVVAGDEDNVIIAFGDTPLISPDTFSRMIEARAQSDVVVLGFRPDHPGAYGRLVVDEANALQAIVEFKDATEEQRAITLCNSGVMCVNGQKLFGLLDAITNDNAAGEYYLTDIVALARQEGLSCSVVEGEEEELLGVNSRVELARAEAIVQDQLRHKAMVNGATLLDPATTYFSYDTELGKDVVIEPNVFFGPRVKVNDFVTVKAFSHLEECNVGRGVVMGPYARLRPGADLKDGVKVGNFVEIKKALIEEGAKVNHLSYIGDARVGPGANIGAGTITCNYDGYFKYHTDIGAEAFIGSNTALVAPVRIGDGANVGAGSTIAKDVKSGDLGLTRAPQKSFAKWAEKFRSRQAAAKAKK; from the coding sequence ATGACTTCATCAAAATCAGCTGCCATTGTACTTGCCGCGGGCCTTGGCACCCGCATGAAATCGACAAAACCCAAAGTCATGCACCCTCTTGCCGGTCGTCCCATGGTCAACCATGTGATCGCCAACTTGCAAACGGCTGGCGTTGAAGAGATCATTGCGGTTATCGGGCCGGACATGCCTGCCTTGGAAAAGGCCGTTGCCCCCCATAAAACAGCCGTGCAAGTCGATCGCTTAGGTACAGGCCATGCGGTTTTAGCCGCCAAAGATGTGGTTGCGGGTGATGAAGATAATGTGATCATTGCCTTTGGCGATACTCCTTTGATCTCGCCTGATACGTTCTCACGCATGATTGAAGCGCGCGCCCAAAGTGATGTGGTCGTGCTTGGTTTTCGCCCAGATCACCCCGGAGCTTATGGTCGCCTTGTGGTGGATGAGGCCAACGCGCTTCAGGCCATTGTTGAATTTAAAGATGCAACTGAAGAACAACGCGCCATTACCCTGTGCAATTCTGGTGTCATGTGTGTCAACGGCCAAAAACTTTTTGGCCTGCTTGATGCCATCACCAATGACAACGCGGCAGGTGAATATTACCTGACCGATATCGTCGCCTTAGCGCGCCAAGAGGGTTTGAGCTGCAGCGTTGTTGAAGGTGAAGAAGAAGAGCTTTTAGGGGTGAATTCCCGTGTGGAACTGGCACGCGCTGAAGCCATCGTGCAAGACCAGCTGCGCCACAAGGCCATGGTCAATGGCGCAACCTTGCTGGACCCCGCAACAACCTATTTTAGTTATGACACTGAGTTGGGTAAAGATGTGGTGATTGAGCCCAATGTCTTTTTTGGCCCACGCGTTAAAGTAAATGATTTTGTCACCGTTAAGGCCTTTTCCCATCTAGAAGAATGCAATGTGGGCCGTGGTGTAGTGATGGGGCCATATGCGCGCCTGCGCCCGGGTGCGGATTTAAAAGACGGTGTCAAGGTCGGCAATTTCGTTGAGATTAAAAAGGCCCTAATAGAAGAAGGTGCCAAGGTTAATCACCTGAGCTACATTGGGGATGCCCGTGTGGGGCCCGGGGCCAATATTGGCGCTGGCACAATCACCTGTAATTATGATGGCTATTTTAAATATCATACGGATATCGGTGCAGAAGCCTTTATCGGGTCCAACACCGCCCTTGTCGCGCCTGTGCGCATTGGCGATGGGGCCAATGTGGGCGCAGGCAGCACCATTGCCAAAGATGTAAAAAGTGGTGATCTGGGCCTAACACGCGCCCCACAAAAGAGCTTTGCCAAATGGGCAGAAAAATTCAGAAGCCGCCAAGCTGCGGCCAAGGCGAAAAAATAA
- the ercA gene encoding alcohol dehydrogenase-like regulatory protein ErcA has protein sequence MGNIQELRKFVAPEFIVGVGARKLAARYVHNFAGTKALVVTDPGVIKAGWVGDVVGELTKENIDHVVFDKVTPNPRNTEVMEGARVYLEHDCDVVIAIGGGSPMDCAKGIGIAVTNQTHVDKFEGVDQVDIPGPPLICIPTTSGTAADVSQFSIITNLAEYRKYAIISKTVVPDVSLIDPETSLTMDAHLTACTGMDSLVHAIEAYFSKANSSMTDMHALQGMDYLLEALPKVMENPNDMDMRSKVTMGCLHAGLAFSNASLGAVHAMAHSLGGLLDLPHGECNAILLRHVVEFNASEVPERVDIIGDKFGLDLQGMPTKKKTKRVLQAIEDLSSLVGIKDKLAAKGVKISDIPDLAHNALIDPCMITNPRTPNRRDIECVYEEAL, from the coding sequence ATGGGTAACATCCAAGAACTGCGTAAATTTGTCGCCCCCGAATTTATTGTCGGTGTGGGCGCAAGAAAACTCGCAGCCAGATACGTACATAATTTTGCAGGCACAAAAGCCCTTGTGGTGACAGACCCCGGCGTGATCAAGGCGGGATGGGTCGGTGATGTGGTGGGAGAACTCACCAAAGAAAACATCGACCATGTGGTGTTTGATAAAGTCACGCCAAATCCGCGCAATACCGAAGTCATGGAAGGCGCGCGTGTTTATCTTGAACATGACTGTGACGTGGTCATCGCCATTGGCGGGGGCAGCCCCATGGATTGCGCCAAAGGCATTGGCATTGCAGTCACCAACCAGACCCATGTGGATAAATTTGAAGGAGTCGATCAAGTTGATATCCCCGGCCCACCCTTGATCTGCATTCCCACCACCAGCGGCACAGCGGCTGATGTCTCACAATTTTCCATCATTACCAATCTGGCTGAATATCGTAAATATGCCATCATCAGCAAAACCGTGGTGCCCGATGTTTCCCTAATTGATCCTGAAACCAGCCTGACCATGGATGCGCATCTTACGGCTTGTACGGGCATGGACTCCCTTGTTCATGCCATTGAAGCCTATTTTTCAAAAGCCAATTCCTCCATGACCGATATGCATGCGCTGCAAGGTATGGACTATCTTTTAGAGGCCCTGCCCAAAGTGATGGAAAACCCCAATGACATGGATATGCGCTCCAAGGTCACCATGGGATGCCTGCACGCAGGATTGGCCTTTTCCAATGCAAGCTTGGGCGCGGTTCACGCCATGGCCCATAGCCTTGGTGGCTTGCTGGACCTACCCCATGGGGAATGTAACGCCATTTTGCTGCGCCATGTGGTGGAATTTAACGCAAGCGAAGTCCCTGAACGGGTAGATATTATCGGTGATAAATTTGGTCTTGATCTTCAAGGTATGCCCACGAAGAAAAAAACCAAACGCGTCCTTCAAGCCATTGAAGATCTTTCAAGCCTGGTTGGTATAAAAGACAAGCTCGCCGCCAAGGGGGTGAAGATTTCTGACATTCCTGATCTCGCCCATAATGCCTTGATTGACCCCTGTATGATCACCAACCCAAGAACCCCGAACCGCCGCGATATTGAGTGCGTATATGAAGAGGCGCTCTAA